A window of Xylophilus sp. GW821-FHT01B05 contains these coding sequences:
- a CDS encoding multidrug effflux MFS transporter, which yields MKTSLLRTALVLGLLSAIGPFAIDMYLPALPSIGQSLGADIGAVQMSLMAFFISMGLGQIVYGPVSDMLGRKPPLYFGLLVFAAGSIGCALAGDVHTLIAFRFVQGLGACVGMVIPRAVVRDLHTGHDAARLMSLLMLVFSVSPILAPLTGSLLIEWTGWRGVFWAVTVAAVLGLALLGTSLPETRPAHERVDSSVGSALRGYGVLLRDRHFLGLVFIGAFGISSFFAYLANSSFVLIQHYGLTPRMYSIAFSVNAVSFIGASQFTGWLGARWGLHRTVRVAVTGYAITMSLLLALDLLGFDQLPVLAGMLFIGYGFLGLVIPTTAVLALEEHGSIAGTASALMGTLQFVTGAAVIAVVGLFVDGTARPMVAGIAGCALVAALLTRLTLHGRADALHAPHKP from the coding sequence ATGAAAACCTCTCTTTTGCGGACCGCGCTGGTGCTCGGTCTGCTGTCGGCCATTGGGCCGTTCGCCATCGACATGTACCTGCCGGCGTTGCCTTCCATTGGGCAAAGCCTGGGCGCAGACATTGGCGCGGTGCAGATGAGCTTGATGGCCTTTTTCATCTCGATGGGGCTGGGGCAGATCGTCTACGGTCCGGTGTCCGACATGCTCGGGCGCAAGCCGCCGCTGTACTTCGGGCTGCTGGTGTTTGCCGCCGGCAGCATTGGCTGCGCGCTGGCGGGCGACGTGCACACGCTGATCGCCTTCCGCTTCGTGCAGGGCCTGGGCGCCTGCGTCGGCATGGTGATACCGCGCGCGGTGGTGCGCGACCTGCACACCGGCCATGATGCGGCGCGGCTGATGTCGCTGTTGATGCTGGTGTTCAGCGTCTCGCCCATCCTGGCGCCGCTGACCGGCAGCCTGCTGATCGAATGGACCGGCTGGCGCGGTGTGTTCTGGGCGGTGACGGTGGCGGCGGTGCTGGGCCTGGCACTGCTGGGCACCAGCCTGCCAGAGACCCGGCCCGCGCATGAGCGCGTGGACAGCAGCGTGGGCAGCGCCTTGCGCGGCTACGGCGTGTTGCTGCGCGACCGGCATTTTCTGGGGCTGGTGTTCATCGGTGCGTTTGGCATCTCCAGCTTCTTTGCCTATCTGGCCAACTCGTCTTTCGTGCTGATCCAGCATTACGGCCTGACGCCGCGCATGTACAGCATTGCTTTCTCGGTCAATGCCGTGTCCTTTATTGGCGCGTCGCAATTCACGGGCTGGCTGGGCGCGCGCTGGGGCTTGCACCGCACGGTGCGCGTGGCCGTGACGGGCTATGCCATCACCATGAGCCTGCTCTTGGCGCTGGACCTGCTGGGCTTTGACCAGTTGCCTGTGCTGGCCGGGATGCTGTTCATCGGCTATGGCTTTTTGGGCCTGGTGATACCGACCACGGCGGTGCTGGCGCTGGAGGAGCACGGCAGCATTGCCGGCACCGCCTCGGCGCTGATGGGCACGCTGCAGTTCGTGACCGGCGCCGCGGTGATCGCCGTGGTGGGCCTGTTCGTGGACGGCACGGCGCGGCCCATGGTGGCGGGCATTGCCGGCTGTGCGCTGGTGGCCGCGCTGTTGACGCGGCTTACGCTGCATGGCCGTGCCGATGCACTGCACGCGCCTCACAAGCCGTAG
- a CDS encoding acyltransferase yields the protein MSAPANAHRMPVIDALKAIACVFIIWHHLAFYGPMSDIARPLAPALLDWLAEYARMAVHVFLVVGGFLAAASLAPEGRPRFERPLAQILRRYARLTAPYLAALCVSVLVAALVRPALHNPAVPDAPTIEQLLAHGLLVQDLAGEGGLSAGVWYVAIDFQLFALTVLLLALTRPLQRRWPRHGTHIGAVLVLVIAMLSLAIFNRHAEYDDTALYFFGSYGLGMLAWWAGRSRHPRRWIVAMLVLGVPALALDWRGRLATALVAALVLAWAQRSELLQRWQAHPALLRLGRMSYSVFLIHFPVCLLVATWVSRNWPADPAANAWGMLAAFVLSVLAGTALHYGVERRAASVRTLALLFAALLACGWLVR from the coding sequence ATGTCCGCTCCTGCCAATGCCCACCGCATGCCGGTGATCGATGCGCTCAAGGCGATTGCCTGCGTGTTCATCATCTGGCACCACCTGGCGTTCTATGGGCCGATGTCGGACATTGCCCGGCCGCTGGCGCCGGCCCTGCTGGATTGGCTGGCCGAGTACGCGCGCATGGCGGTCCATGTGTTCCTGGTGGTCGGCGGCTTCCTGGCCGCGGCCTCTCTGGCGCCGGAAGGGCGACCGCGCTTCGAGCGGCCGCTGGCGCAAATCCTGCGGCGCTATGCGCGCCTGACCGCGCCCTACCTGGCGGCGCTGTGCGTGAGCGTGCTGGTGGCCGCCCTGGTGCGCCCGGCGCTGCACAACCCGGCGGTGCCGGACGCGCCCACCATCGAGCAGTTGCTGGCCCATGGCCTGCTGGTGCAGGACCTGGCCGGCGAGGGCGGGCTGTCGGCCGGCGTCTGGTACGTGGCGATCGACTTCCAGCTGTTTGCGCTGACGGTGCTGCTATTGGCGCTGACCCGGCCGCTGCAACGGCGCTGGCCGCGCCACGGCACGCATATCGGGGCCGTGCTGGTGCTGGTGATTGCGATGCTGTCGCTGGCCATCTTCAACCGGCACGCCGAGTACGACGACACCGCGCTGTACTTCTTTGGCTCTTACGGGCTGGGCATGCTGGCCTGGTGGGCGGGCCGCTCGCGCCACCCGCGGCGCTGGATCGTAGCCATGCTGGTGCTGGGTGTGCCGGCGCTGGCATTGGACTGGCGCGGGCGCCTGGCCACGGCGCTGGTGGCCGCGCTGGTGCTGGCCTGGGCGCAGCGCAGCGAGCTGCTGCAGCGCTGGCAGGCGCACCCGGCGCTGCTGCGGCTGGGGCGCATGTCGTACTCGGTGTTCTTGATCCACTTCCCGGTCTGCCTGCTGGTGGCGACCTGGGTCAGCCGCAACTGGCCGGCCGACCCGGCGGCCAACGCGTGGGGCATGCTGGCAGCCTTTGTGCTGTCGGTGCTGGCGGGCACGGCGCTGCACTACGGCGTGGAGCGCCGGGCGGCGTCGGTGCGTACATTGGCGCTGTTGTTTGCCGCATTGCTGGCCTGCGGCTGGCTGGTTCGCTAA
- a CDS encoding nitronate monooxygenase family protein — MSRLPSPLDRLPLPIIGSPLFIVSNPQLVIAQCTAGVVGSMPALNARPAAQLEDWLAEITETLAAWDKAHPDQPAAPFAINQIVHKSNDRLEHDMELCVKYKVPILITSLGAREDINAAAHSYGGVVLHDIINNKFARKAIEKGADGLIAVAAGAGGHAGVKSPFALIQEIRQWFDGPVALSGAIATGGAVLAAQAMGADFAYIGSAFIATAEARASEAYKQAIVDGNSDDVIYSNLFTGVHGNYLAPSIRAAGLDPENLPESDPSKMNFGGDAKKAWKDIWGCGQGIGAINEVLPAAELIARLRREYAEARSRLIA; from the coding sequence ATGTCCAGACTTCCATCGCCGCTCGACCGCCTGCCGCTGCCCATCATCGGCTCGCCGCTGTTCATCGTCAGCAATCCCCAACTGGTCATTGCCCAGTGCACCGCGGGCGTGGTGGGCTCCATGCCCGCGCTCAATGCGCGCCCGGCCGCGCAGTTGGAAGACTGGCTGGCCGAGATCACCGAGACCCTGGCAGCCTGGGACAAGGCGCACCCCGACCAGCCCGCCGCGCCCTTTGCCATCAACCAGATCGTGCACAAGTCCAACGACCGGCTGGAGCACGACATGGAACTGTGCGTGAAGTACAAGGTGCCGATCCTGATCACCTCGCTGGGCGCGCGCGAAGACATCAACGCCGCCGCGCACAGCTATGGCGGCGTGGTGCTGCACGACATCATCAACAACAAGTTTGCGCGCAAGGCCATAGAGAAGGGCGCCGACGGCCTGATCGCGGTGGCTGCGGGCGCCGGCGGCCATGCGGGCGTGAAGAGCCCGTTTGCGCTGATCCAGGAAATCCGCCAGTGGTTTGACGGCCCGGTGGCGCTGTCGGGCGCCATTGCCACCGGCGGCGCGGTGCTGGCAGCGCAGGCCATGGGCGCGGACTTTGCCTACATCGGCTCGGCCTTCATCGCGACGGCAGAGGCGCGCGCCAGCGAGGCCTACAAGCAGGCCATCGTCGACGGCAACTCGGACGACGTCATCTACAGCAACCTGTTCACCGGCGTGCACGGCAACTACCTGGCGCCCTCGATTCGCGCCGCTGGCCTGGACCCTGAGAATTTGCCTGAGAGCGACCCGAGCAAGATGAACTTCGGCGGCGATGCCAAGAAGGCCTGGAAAGACATCTGGGGCTGCGGCCAGGGCATTGGCGCCATCAATGAAGTGCTGCCCGCCGCCGAGCTGATTGCGCGCCTGCGCCGCGAGTACGCCGAGGCCCGCAGCCGGCTGATCGCCTAA